A window of Pseudomonadota bacterium genomic DNA:
CACCAGTGCGCCTACATCGCCTATCCGTGCGGGTACGTGGACGACGATACCGGAGGGACCTGTACCGGCGACAACTTGTGCGACGGCGAGGGGAACTGCATCACCACGACGGAGTGCCTGGACGCCTACTCGTCGTCGGGAGAATACGTCTGCACACTGAACGAGGTGGAGGAGCTCTGCTTCACTGAGTGCGCCAACGAGGACCAGTGTAACCCCGGCTACGACTGTGTCGTCACGGAGTGCCTGGCAGGACCGGAGGGCGATCCGAACGGATCGGCGTGCGTGAACGGGACGACCTGCGCGTCGGGATACTGCGGCGACGGCTTCTGCTGCTCCGAAGGGGAGTGCTGCTCGGTCGCGGACGACTGCGACCAGAGCCTCTGCGTCCAGGGGTTCTGCGACGGCAACAACATCTGCCAGTACTACGATTTCGAGCCCTGCGGTGTCGAGGACAATACCTCGACCGAGACGTGTATAGGCGATTATCGCTGCGACGGCGCGGGCAATTGCGTCGCCGTCGACCTCTGCGACGGGGCCTACGCCTCGATGGGCGACTACAGCGTCTGCGACGAGGGAGCGATCGTCGAGGCGTGCTACACCGGGTGCACCTCCGAGGCGCATTGCAACGAAAACTACTATTGCGATGCTGGCGTCTGTACGGTCCAGATCGAGAACGGCGACGGCGACTGCGAGGACAATTGGGAGTGCGTGTCGGGTCACTGCGACGCGACGACCGGGATCTGTTGCGAGAGCGGCTGGTGCTGCAATAGCTCGACGCAATGCTCCGGATACCTCTGCGACACGGCGACCTGGAGCTGCAGCTTCAGCTGCGACGACGGCAGCGGCGATAACGATCTTTTGTGCGCCGCGGCCGGAGGGAACTATCACTGCGACGACGGGAGCTGCTGGCTGGACGAATTCAACGGGCAGCTGTGCAACGAGGCGTCCGACTGTCTGTCGGGCTACTGCGACACAGCGGTGAACTACGTCTGCTGCGACGGCGGCGTGTGCTGCGCGGACGACTCGGACTGCGGTGCCTACGCCTGCAATGTGGACTTCCAGTGCGAGACCGCGTGCGGCACGGGGATCGCCGAGGACGACACCAGATGCGCCGAGGACTACCACTGCGAGTCCAACGTCTGTGTCGAGGATTTGGAAAACGGGACGGGCATCTGCGACGAGCTCTCGGACTGCGAATCTGGCTTCTGCTCCTTCGAGACCGAGCTGTGCTGCGCCGGCAGCGGCACCGACGTGTGCTGCGCGTCCACGACCGATTGCGCCGACGATGAAGGGTGCACGATCGACAATTGCGCCTATAACTACGTTTGCGTCTACGTTGATGCCGAGGACGAGACGCCGTGCCCGGACGAGTACTTCTGCAACGGGTACGAGACCTGCTACCTCGGTAGCTGCGAGGCTGCGGTCGCCGATGGCTGTTCAGAGCTCGAAAACGGCTGTCGGGACGTCAGCTGCAACGAGACCGAAGACTCCTGCCCGTGGGTTCCGGCGAACGAAGGGAACGAGTGCTCAGCAGAGGAGCAGTTCTGCACGGGCGACTATCTGTACTGCCAATCGGGGGGGTGCATGAACCTCTCAGGAGTCACGAACACCTGCGCCGACCTGGACGGGGACCCGTGCACCGAGCCCGTCTGCAACGAGACGGACGACGTGTGCGAGGCGGAGCAAGTCGTCGGCGATGGCACGGATTGCAGCAACGGCGAACCCTGCGATGGCCTCGAGGGGTGCTTGGATGGCGATTGTGTGACCGTGCCTGGATCGATTCCGTGTGAAACTGGGCAGTACTGCACGGAGCAGGAATGCACGGTTGTGGATGAAATTGTCACGTGCGGCGCTTCCACGCCGATAGGCGATGGGTTGTCGTGCGTCGGGTCGAACGTGGCTTGCCTGGGCGACGCAAACTGTCTGGCGGGGGCATGCATTCCGGATCAGACGCGTCCGTGCAGCGACGGAGACATCTGCACGCAGGAGGTCTGCAACGTCGTCGGCGGATTCCCGTCGTGCACCACGGGGGTCACCGGAATGACGACGAGCCTGACCTGCGGCGCGACGGCCATGGTTGGAAACTTCTCGAGGGAGTACTACAGCGCGAGTTACGCTGGGAGCGTCTGCTCCGGTGAGGACGTGAGTGGCATCGAGGCGGGGCTGGTGCTCACGTTGGGGTCCGCCGCCAACGTATCGCTGCAAGTGACGGACGCAGGTCCGGGCATGGTCACGACGCTCCTCGCCGTCACCGATCTGTGCGATCCGTCGGGGAGCTCCTGCTACGCGGTGCAGGACGGCGGCGGGATACTGACCATCACCGGGATGAGCGCCGGCACGCACTATTTCATCTTGGAAACCGCCGACGATCTGGGTGTCGGCGGTCTATACATGGCACAGGTCAGCGTGACCTGCCTCTGAGCCCAAGAACCGGTCTTCCCGCTATTGTCCTCTCCCCTCTCCCTTGATACCCCTTTATCCATGACCCGCTCGCCCCAAACCCGCGCCGAGAGCATCAAGAGCCTCTCCCGAGATCTTTCCTCCCGCCTCGGCGCGTCCAAGGTCATCGACGATCCCGATCTCCTCGCGGAGCTGTCCAAGGACGAGTCGCACGCGGCGCCGCGTATGCCCGATCTCGCGGTGCGGGCCGACCGAGCCGAGGACGTGCGCGCGACGCTCGAGCTCGCGGAGAAGCACGGGGTGCCGGTCGTGGCGCGCGGCGGCGGCACCGGGAAGTCGGGCGGCGCGATCCCGGCCTGCGGCGGCGTCGTGCTCGATCTGCGGCGCATGAACCGGATCGTGGAGATCGACCGCGAGAACCTCGTCGCGGTCGCGGAGCCCGGCGTGATCACCGGCGCGCTCCAGGCGGCCGTCGAGGCCGAGGGGCTCTTCTACCCGCCGGATCCGAACAGCCTCGAGACGTGCACCTTGGGCGGCAACGCGGCGCACAACGCCGGGGGGCCGCGGGCGTTCAAGTACGGCGTCACGCGGGAGTACGTGCTCGGCGCGCGGGTCGCGCTCATGGGTGGCCGCGAGATGCGCACCGGGAAGCGTACCGTGAAGGGCGTCGCCGGGTACGACCTCACCGCGCTGCTCGTCGGCTCCGAGGGCACGCTCGGCGTGTTCACGGAGCTCACCTTGCGTCTCGTGAGGAACCCGCCGTCCGTCGCGACGCTCCTTGTGCGCATGCCGGACGAGGTCGCGGCCGGGCGGGCCGTGGCGCGGATCGTCGCAGCAGGGCTCGTGCCCCGCGTCATCGAGCTCATGGACGCGATCGCGGTCGAGACGCTGCGCGCGGCCGGCGCCGGCGGCGTCCCCGAGAACACCGGCGCGCTGCTCCTCGTCGAGGTGGACGGCCTGGACGGCGCGTGCGTCGAGCGCGACGCTTCGAGGATCGCGGATCTCGCCGAGAAAGAGGGTGCGGTCGAGGTGCTCATGGCGCGCCACGGCGGGGAGCGGGAGAAGCTCTGGGCCGCGCGGCGCACGCTCTCCGACGCGCTCAAGAAGCGCGCGCGCTTCAAGGTCTCGGAGGACGTCGTCGTCCCGCGGGCCGCGGCGCCCAGGCTGCTCGAGGGGCTGCGCGCGATTGCCGGTCGCCACCGCGTCTGCATCCCGTCCTACGGCCACGCGGGCGACGGCAACTACCACGTCAACGTGCTGTGGGACGACGAGGGGTTCGATCCGGAGCCGGCGCTCGCCGAGATCTTCGGCCTCGCGCTCTCGCTCGGCGGGACGATCACGGGCGAGCACGGCGTGGGCCTCACGAAGCGCGCCTATCTCGGGATGGAGCTCGATCCCGAAAACCTCGCGTTGCAGCGGGAGATCAAGCGCGCGTTCGATCCCAAGGGCCTCCTGAACCCGGGGAAGATCTTCCTCTGACCTCACCCCCGGCCGCTCTCCGTCTCGAAACCTCACCCCCGTCCCCTCTCCGGCGAGCGGAGAGGGGGGGCAGCTGGCCCGACAAGAACAAAGCAGTTGGTCCCCTCTCCACCTGCTGGAGAGGGGATCGGGGTGAGGCCGTTCACTTTTTCGGAGGCTCTA
This region includes:
- a CDS encoding FAD-binding protein, which translates into the protein MTRSPQTRAESIKSLSRDLSSRLGASKVIDDPDLLAELSKDESHAAPRMPDLAVRADRAEDVRATLELAEKHGVPVVARGGGTGKSGGAIPACGGVVLDLRRMNRIVEIDRENLVAVAEPGVITGALQAAVEAEGLFYPPDPNSLETCTLGGNAAHNAGGPRAFKYGVTREYVLGARVALMGGREMRTGKRTVKGVAGYDLTALLVGSEGTLGVFTELTLRLVRNPPSVATLLVRMPDEVAAGRAVARIVAAGLVPRVIELMDAIAVETLRAAGAGGVPENTGALLLVEVDGLDGACVERDASRIADLAEKEGAVEVLMARHGGEREKLWAARRTLSDALKKRARFKVSEDVVVPRAAAPRLLEGLRAIAGRHRVCIPSYGHAGDGNYHVNVLWDDEGFDPEPALAEIFGLALSLGGTITGEHGVGLTKRAYLGMELDPENLALQREIKRAFDPKGLLNPGKIFL